The following nucleotide sequence is from Dehalococcoidia bacterium.
TGCCCAAGTTTCTTGGTTGTCCATCTTTCTTGCCTTATGTCTATTATATGCCTAGTGGTGGCAAATTCCTAAATTTCTGAGCGTCCTGCCAGTGTGTCGCTTAATGTTCAGCTTGTTTCTTAGCTTCTTCCCTAATTTGTTTCCTGTGATATTTGTATTGCTCAGTCCTTTTTAACCATTTTATATCAAGCTGGAATATATCCGTAGTCCATTGACCAGTCCAAGCTGCTAGTAGGATATCGCCTATTTTGATTTTGTCCAGAATAATCATCTTGCCCGAATGCGTATGGTCTGTGCAAATTTCATTCCCACTTACAAAGATAAATGTCACTCGTCTGTCATCCCAAGGGACTGTGGCAGTTTCACCTTGTCTAATATTAACCAAATTCAGATTAGCTGGTTTCATGTTTTACCTCGTAAAATTAATTATATGACTTCCTTATTGCTACAAATTCCCACAATTTTTGAACCACAGATGCCCTGCCTATATATTCTTCATTGTGTAAGACTCTTGAAAATACGCCCGTAAAATGCTGAGTTATTATCGGGATGCTTCTTAAGATAAATTCGATAACCATGTTTGTGATAGAAATATTTCAGTTTCCCAAAGTGGTCAGCATCTTCAACACTCAGCTCACCAGTCATTTTTATTGCCCCTATTTTCCGCGAAATAGCCTCCATCAAATTCAACAAAGCTGAACCAATTCCTCGATTTTCTAGTTCTGGGTATTCTATTACCAAATCTTCTATTTTGG
It contains:
- a CDS encoding GNAT family N-acetyltransferase, whose product is MESVWITDRLGKSWKVEVDIQSDDNSQIILVNLFILNPKIEYAFTRGYLSIMKTGKTAKIEDLVIEYPELENRGIGSALLNLMEAISRKIGAIKMTGELSVEDADHFGKLKYFYHKHGYRIYLKKHPDNNSAFYGRIFKSLTQ